A single region of the Halobacterium wangiae genome encodes:
- a CDS encoding DUF7537 family lipoprotein, whose product MREVCAALAVVLLVAPAGCLTAPTGPAPDYSDDAVVRTVTNGDQADVRALYDSHRRALENASSYRIELSQAKNGSVVRATELHLDQPLRRATLNERYVRPDGASTETTYVNRSGRYVEYDDSGEETEYRARTEPQYAFHSNYVWASEVQLPLPAVVASFDYEFSGHRDGAYVFESDSLESAEDASYVPWKREHVERVSARLVVDDRGFVRAYSLRVRFQDSGTAASQSLEFRVTGVNETRVTPPDWLRST is encoded by the coding sequence ATGCGAGAGGTGTGTGCCGCCCTTGCAGTGGTCCTCCTCGTCGCTCCCGCAGGCTGTCTGACCGCTCCAACGGGTCCAGCGCCGGACTACAGCGACGACGCCGTCGTCCGAACGGTCACGAACGGGGACCAGGCCGACGTCAGAGCGTTGTACGACAGCCACAGGAGGGCGCTCGAAAACGCTTCCTCGTACCGCATCGAGCTCAGTCAGGCGAAAAACGGGAGCGTCGTTCGAGCCACCGAACTACACTTGGACCAGCCGTTGAGGCGAGCCACCCTCAACGAACGATACGTACGGCCGGACGGCGCTTCGACAGAGACGACGTACGTGAACCGCAGCGGCAGGTACGTCGAGTACGACGATAGCGGCGAGGAGACCGAGTATCGGGCGCGCACGGAGCCACAGTACGCGTTCCACTCCAACTACGTCTGGGCGTCCGAAGTGCAGTTGCCCCTCCCCGCGGTCGTCGCGAGCTTCGACTACGAATTCAGCGGACACCGCGACGGCGCGTACGTCTTCGAATCTGATTCCCTCGAGTCGGCAGAAGACGCCTCGTACGTTCCCTGGAAGCGAGAGCACGTAGAGCGTGTGAGCGCACGCCTCGTCGTCGACGACCGCGGGTTCGTTCGAGCGTACTCGTTGCGCGTCCGCTTCCAGGACAGTGGAACGGCGGCGAGCCAGTCACTCGAGTTCCGCGTCACGGGCGTGAACGAGACGCGCGTCACCCCGCCCGACTGGCTCCGCAGCACTTAG
- a CDS encoding cysteine hydrolase family protein: MNLDPDTTAVVVVDMQNGFCHPDGSLYAPASEDALDPVTDLVSRVRDAGASVVYTRDVHPPEQFEGNHYYDEFERWGEHVVEGTWDAELHEDLDVREDDHVVEKHTYDAFYQTELEGYLDAHAIDDLLLCGTLANVCVLHTASSAGLRDYRPVVVEDAIGYIEDEHHEYAVEHATWLFGEGAQRTDVEFV; this comes from the coding sequence ATGAACCTCGACCCAGACACCACTGCAGTCGTCGTCGTGGACATGCAGAACGGCTTCTGTCACCCGGACGGCAGCCTCTACGCGCCCGCCAGCGAGGACGCCCTCGACCCGGTCACCGACCTCGTCTCGCGTGTGCGGGACGCCGGTGCGAGCGTCGTCTACACGCGTGACGTCCACCCGCCCGAGCAGTTCGAGGGGAACCACTACTACGACGAGTTCGAGCGCTGGGGCGAGCACGTCGTCGAGGGGACGTGGGACGCCGAACTCCACGAGGACCTCGACGTCCGCGAGGACGACCACGTCGTCGAGAAGCACACGTACGACGCGTTCTACCAGACCGAACTCGAGGGGTACCTCGACGCCCACGCGATCGACGACCTGCTGCTCTGTGGCACGCTGGCGAACGTCTGCGTGCTCCACACCGCTAGCTCCGCCGGCCTCCGCGACTACCGTCCCGTCGTCGTCGAGGACGCGATCGGCTACATCGAGGACGAACACCACGAGTACGCCGTCGAGCACGCCACCTGGCTGTTCGGCGAGGGCGCGCAGCGGACGGACGTCGAGTTCGTCTGA
- a CDS encoding MBL fold metallo-hydrolase: MQVTYLSSAAIHIEAEDADILCDPWLVDGAYYGSWCHYPEPAKGPEDFDDLDYIYISHIHPDHFDPATLRRMDTDIPVLIHDYRWDYLRDAIEDLGFEVIELAHDDRTQLKGDVHINVLAADGCDPELCGNFFGCTWYDTEADKTGSTQVDSMAVIDDGDHVVVNTNDCPYPLVEPTCEQVKEDYGSVDLLCHQYSAAQFYPQAVTNYTHEEMISERDRVIQEKHELALNFVDLFEPDYYMPFAGEYVLAGDLADLNQYTANPPREQAKAFFDEHTSDDHECVFLNTGEYVDLDAREVSAPFEPLDKEAKQEYIDEVLAERSFDYEADPMPTLDELKAYLPHAYESLESKREKIGFSSDTTVLLPLVDDACLELSMDGEGYRVVHDVDTDDYDGWVKMDVDPRLLRRLFEGPHSAYWADAKIGSHIGISKVPDIYERGLYNCLGSFHTAGYDVDADTTAETDATA, encoded by the coding sequence ATGCAAGTAACGTACCTGTCGTCAGCCGCCATCCACATCGAGGCCGAGGACGCGGACATCCTGTGTGACCCGTGGCTCGTCGACGGCGCGTACTACGGATCGTGGTGCCACTACCCGGAACCGGCGAAGGGGCCGGAGGACTTCGACGACCTCGACTACATCTACATCTCGCACATCCACCCGGACCACTTCGACCCCGCGACGCTCCGGCGGATGGACACGGACATCCCCGTGCTCATCCACGACTACCGCTGGGACTACCTCCGGGACGCAATCGAGGACCTCGGCTTCGAGGTCATCGAGCTCGCCCACGACGACCGCACGCAGCTGAAAGGCGACGTTCACATCAACGTGCTCGCGGCGGACGGCTGCGACCCCGAACTCTGCGGGAACTTCTTCGGCTGCACCTGGTACGACACGGAGGCCGACAAGACGGGGTCGACACAGGTCGACTCGATGGCGGTCATCGACGACGGCGACCACGTCGTCGTGAACACGAACGACTGCCCGTACCCGCTCGTGGAGCCGACCTGCGAGCAGGTGAAGGAGGACTACGGGAGTGTCGACCTGCTGTGCCACCAGTACAGCGCCGCGCAGTTCTACCCACAGGCGGTGACGAACTACACCCACGAGGAGATGATCTCCGAGCGCGACCGCGTCATCCAGGAGAAACACGAACTCGCGCTCAACTTCGTCGACCTCTTCGAACCGGACTACTACATGCCGTTCGCGGGCGAGTACGTCCTCGCGGGCGACCTCGCGGACCTGAACCAGTACACCGCGAACCCGCCACGCGAGCAGGCGAAGGCGTTCTTCGACGAGCACACGAGCGACGACCACGAGTGTGTCTTCCTGAACACCGGCGAGTACGTCGACCTCGACGCGAGGGAGGTGTCCGCGCCGTTCGAACCCCTCGACAAGGAGGCCAAACAGGAGTACATCGACGAGGTGCTCGCCGAGCGCAGCTTCGACTACGAGGCGGACCCGATGCCCACCCTCGACGAACTGAAAGCCTACCTCCCCCACGCCTACGAGAGCCTGGAGTCCAAACGCGAGAAGATCGGCTTCAGCAGCGACACGACCGTGCTCCTGCCGCTCGTCGACGACGCCTGCCTCGAACTGTCGATGGACGGCGAGGGCTACAGGGTCGTCCACGACGTCGACACGGACGACTACGACGGCTGGGTGAAGATGGACGTCGACCCCCGCCTGCTGCGCCGGCTGTTCGAGGGACCGCACAGCGCCTACTGGGCGGACGCGAAGATCGGGTCCCACATCGGCATCAGCAAGGTGCCCGACATCTACGAGCGCGGCCTCTACAACTGCCTCGGCTCGTTCCACACCGCGGGCTACGACGTGGACGCCGACACCACGGCCGAGACGGACGCGACCGCGTAG
- a CDS encoding lipoate--protein ligase family protein, translating to MRVLRGRASSRDADREVTRDLLEFVREHGEPAVRVWAPGRQLAFGRRDANEDGYSDAKAAARDHGFPPVERGVGGRAVAYTETTLAFARIEPVADLRTGLSERYDAMVADVVGALDAVGVQASEGEPPDSFCPGDHSVSADGKLAGVAQRVTKGAALTSGVLVVDDREEIVSVLADVYPALGVPFDPDSVGSVAASGGDTGRVRDELEATLVGDADPDVRRVGT from the coding sequence ATGCGAGTGCTGCGCGGTCGAGCGAGCAGTCGGGACGCGGACCGCGAGGTGACCCGGGACCTCCTCGAGTTCGTCCGCGAGCACGGCGAGCCGGCAGTCCGCGTGTGGGCGCCCGGTCGGCAGCTAGCGTTCGGGCGGCGGGACGCGAACGAGGACGGCTACAGCGACGCGAAGGCGGCGGCCCGCGACCACGGCTTCCCGCCGGTCGAGCGCGGCGTCGGCGGGCGGGCCGTCGCGTACACGGAGACGACGCTGGCGTTCGCGCGCATCGAACCGGTCGCGGACCTCCGGACGGGACTCTCCGAGCGCTACGACGCGATGGTCGCGGACGTCGTCGGCGCGCTCGACGCCGTGGGAGTCCAGGCGAGCGAGGGCGAACCGCCGGACTCGTTCTGCCCGGGCGACCACTCCGTCTCCGCGGACGGGAAACTCGCGGGCGTCGCCCAGCGCGTGACGAAGGGCGCGGCGCTCACCTCGGGCGTGCTCGTCGTCGACGACCGCGAGGAGATCGTGAGCGTGCTCGCCGACGTCTACCCGGCGCTAGGCGTCCCCTTCGACCCAGACTCCGTGGGGAGCGTCGCGGCCAGCGGCGGCGACACCGGGCGCGTGCGCGACGAACTGGAGGCCACGCTCGTCGGGGACGCCGACCCGGACGTCCGGCGGGTGGGAACGTAG